Proteins found in one Rhodobacteraceae bacterium D3-12 genomic segment:
- a CDS encoding GNAT family N-acetyltransferase, with protein sequence MLETGFHAVPPGHLATVVTYLEMRQALTRPERAGGFTLRRVERPGVAWYRDLFRRVGAEDWLWFSRLVIPEAELEAVLHDPLVEVWVLEAEGEEAGLLELDFRENGACELAFFGLLRGMIGNGAGRWLMNRAIEKAFRTGVERFHLHTCTMDSPQALGFYRRSGFTPLRQEVEVLPDPRVDGILPEEAAAQIPIYRG encoded by the coding sequence ATGTTGGAAACGGGATTTCACGCGGTGCCGCCGGGGCATCTGGCGACCGTTGTGACCTATCTTGAGATGCGCCAAGCGCTGACGCGCCCCGAGCGGGCGGGCGGTTTCACCTTGCGCCGGGTCGAGCGGCCGGGCGTGGCGTGGTATCGCGATCTGTTTCGCCGTGTGGGGGCCGAAGATTGGCTGTGGTTCTCGCGGTTGGTGATTCCCGAAGCCGAGTTGGAAGCGGTGTTGCATGATCCGCTGGTCGAGGTTTGGGTGCTGGAGGCCGAGGGCGAAGAGGCCGGTTTGCTGGAGCTGGATTTCCGCGAAAACGGTGCTTGTGAGCTGGCGTTTTTCGGGCTGCTGCGCGGGATGATCGGCAATGGTGCCGGGCGGTGGTTGATGAACCGCGCCATCGAAAAGGCGTTTCGCACGGGGGTTGAGCGGTTTCACCTGCACACCTGCACGATGGACAGCCCGCAGGCCTTGGGGTTTTATCGCCGGAGCGGGTTTACGCCGCTGCGCCAAGAGGTTGAGGTTTTACCCGATCCACGTGTGGATGGGATATTGCCCGAAGAGGCGGCGGCGCAAATCCCGATTTACCGAGGCTGA